A region of Paraburkholderia sp. BL23I1N1 DNA encodes the following proteins:
- the dacB gene encoding D-alanyl-D-alanine carboxypeptidase/D-alanyl-D-alanine-endopeptidase, translated as MALRPLSSASVCAPLRRFAPRAAVWLLACAALGSGAALPLAAQARVKATHPSVNVTTVLPQTVMTGLQRAHVPLSSISVVVEKVGDRTPILALNAGKPMMPASTMKLVTTYSGLSILGPDYRWRTSAYADGTLDANGVLHGNLYIQGTGDPKLVPEELIDLVQKIHKAGINGIDGALVLDKRYFDASTRDLPPFDDDATAPYNVGPDPLLYAFKSLSFTLTPSPDGSVAIDVLPALSQLQIDNQMHAVNGPCRGDAASVSPTVTPQPNGTVVASFDGDYSVRCGPRTINVAVLDHTAFFAGGFLALWQQTGGTFSGATREGAVPVGARLVATHQGPVLSDIVRDINKFSNNTMARNLFLTIGATEEKPPATPAKSARAIEAFLRRDSVDMQYLTLDNGSGLSRDEHVTALSLADLLQRANASPVAQVFVESLPIAGVDGTMRNRLTNQGAGGNAHIKTGTLRDVRAIAGYVASADGNSYVVVSLINDPHSEAARAAHDALLEWVYQGPSQGFTKVSAPVTEPRSSKPRKNPHKRGAH; from the coding sequence ATGGCGCTGCGCCCACTCTCCTCTGCTTCCGTCTGCGCCCCACTTCGCCGGTTCGCGCCACGCGCGGCGGTATGGCTGCTTGCCTGCGCCGCGCTCGGCAGCGGCGCAGCGCTGCCGCTCGCCGCGCAGGCGCGCGTCAAGGCCACGCATCCGAGCGTCAACGTCACCACGGTGCTGCCGCAGACGGTCATGACCGGCCTGCAGCGCGCGCACGTGCCCTTGTCGTCGATTAGCGTGGTGGTCGAAAAAGTCGGCGATCGCACGCCGATCCTCGCGCTAAACGCCGGCAAGCCGATGATGCCCGCCTCGACGATGAAGCTCGTCACCACCTACTCCGGCCTGTCGATCCTCGGCCCGGACTATCGCTGGCGCACGAGCGCCTACGCCGACGGCACGCTCGACGCCAATGGCGTACTGCACGGCAATCTTTACATTCAGGGCACGGGCGATCCGAAACTCGTGCCCGAAGAACTGATCGACCTCGTGCAGAAAATCCACAAGGCGGGGATCAACGGCATCGACGGCGCGCTGGTGCTCGACAAGCGTTACTTCGACGCCTCCACGCGCGATCTGCCGCCGTTTGACGACGACGCCACCGCGCCGTACAACGTCGGTCCCGATCCACTGCTGTATGCATTCAAATCGCTGTCGTTCACGCTGACGCCTTCCCCGGATGGCAGCGTCGCAATCGACGTGCTGCCCGCGCTCTCGCAGTTGCAGATCGACAACCAGATGCACGCGGTGAATGGCCCGTGCCGCGGCGACGCCGCCTCCGTCTCGCCCACCGTGACGCCCCAGCCCAACGGCACCGTGGTTGCGTCGTTCGACGGCGACTACTCGGTGCGCTGCGGTCCGCGCACGATCAACGTGGCGGTGCTCGACCACACGGCGTTCTTCGCGGGCGGCTTCCTCGCGCTGTGGCAGCAAACCGGCGGCACCTTCAGCGGCGCGACCCGCGAAGGCGCGGTGCCGGTCGGCGCGCGCCTCGTCGCTACGCACCAGGGGCCGGTGCTTTCCGACATCGTTCGCGACATCAACAAGTTCAGCAACAACACGATGGCCCGCAACCTGTTTCTGACGATCGGCGCAACGGAAGAAAAGCCGCCCGCCACGCCCGCAAAATCGGCCCGTGCCATCGAGGCGTTTCTGCGCCGCGACAGTGTCGACATGCAATACCTGACGCTCGACAACGGCTCGGGCCTGTCGCGCGACGAGCACGTTACCGCGCTCTCGCTTGCCGATCTGCTGCAGCGGGCCAATGCGAGCCCGGTCGCCCAGGTGTTCGTGGAGTCGCTGCCGATTGCGGGCGTCGACGGCACGATGCGCAATCGCCTGACCAACCAGGGCGCGGGCGGCAACGCGCACATCAAGACCGGCACCCTGCGCGACGTGCGTGCGATCGCGGGCTACGTGGCCTCGGCGGACGGCAACAGCTACGTGGTGGTGAGCCTGATCAACGACCCGCATTCCGAGGCCGCGCGCGCCGCGCACGACGCCTTGCTCGAATGGGTCTACCAGGGACCGTCCCAGGGATTCACGAAAGTCTCCGCCCCCGTCACCGAACCGCGCAGCAGCAAGCCCAGGAAAAACCCGCACAAGCGCGGCGCCCATTGA
- a CDS encoding L-threonylcarbamoyladenylate synthase, whose amino-acid sequence MPDQSKPAEGGAASVLPVSAAQIEHAAALLDAGGLVAFPTETVYGLGGDAESPDAVARIYAAKGRPANHPVIVHLAPQGDPNYWVEHLPAEAQRLIDAFWPGPLTLILKRAARIDAAVSGGQDSVGLRCPSHPVAQALLEAFSALRGGHGGVAAPSANRFGHVSPTTAQHVRDEFGGAIHVLDGGASDVGIESTILDLSRGFPALLRPGRVTPQDIADVLGEAPRLADGSDATAPRASGTLKAHYAPRTPLVLLPFDALQSVLAARLGDERVALVARASRAGEWAHAEGVHFIAAPEDPHVYARELYGLLRTLDRADVSRILIEKLPDSIEWIAVNDRLGRAAAAFEAQV is encoded by the coding sequence ATGCCGGATCAAAGCAAACCTGCCGAAGGCGGCGCCGCGAGCGTCCTGCCTGTGAGCGCCGCGCAGATCGAGCACGCCGCCGCGCTGCTCGACGCGGGCGGCCTCGTCGCGTTCCCGACGGAGACTGTCTACGGACTCGGCGGCGACGCCGAAAGTCCGGACGCGGTCGCGCGTATTTACGCGGCGAAGGGCAGGCCGGCGAACCATCCGGTGATCGTGCATCTGGCGCCGCAGGGCGATCCGAACTATTGGGTCGAGCATTTGCCTGCGGAGGCGCAGCGCCTGATCGATGCATTCTGGCCGGGACCGCTCACCTTGATCCTGAAGCGCGCCGCGCGAATTGATGCAGCGGTGAGCGGTGGGCAGGATTCGGTGGGGTTGCGCTGCCCGTCGCATCCGGTTGCTCAGGCTTTGCTGGAAGCGTTCAGCGCGTTGCGCGGCGGGCATGGCGGTGTTGCCGCGCCGTCGGCGAATCGTTTTGGTCATGTGAGCCCGACGACGGCGCAGCATGTGCGCGACGAATTCGGCGGCGCGATTCATGTGCTGGATGGGGGCGCATCGGATGTCGGGATTGAATCGACGATTCTCGATTTGTCGCGGGGGTTTCCGGCGCTGTTGAGGCCGGGGCGCGTGACGCCGCAAGATATCGCCGACGTGCTCGGCGAGGCGCCGCGTTTGGCCGATGGTTCGGATGCGACTGCGCCGCGGGCTTCGGGTACGTTGAAGGCGCACTATGCGCCGCGGACGCCTTTGGTTTTGCTGCCTTTTGATGCGTTGCAGAGTGTGCTCGCGGCTCGGTTGGGCGATGAGCGCGTTGCGCTGGTGGCGCGGGCTTCACGCGCGGGTGAATGGGCTCATGCCGAAGGCGTGCATTTCATTGCCGCGCCTGAAGATCCGCATGTTTATGCGCGTGAGTTGTATGGTTTGCTAAGGACGCTGGATCGCGCGGATGTGAGTCGGATTCTTATCGAGAAGTTGCCGGATTCGATTGAGTGGATTGCTGTTAATGATCGGTTGGGGCGTGCGGCGGCTGCTTTTGAAGCGCAGGTTTGA
- a CDS encoding IS110 family transposase, which yields MPKDRTRSKPSGLPIIHPFAAGIDIGSRFHVVAVSPDLCDEPVQTFQAFTADLQRMADWLVATGTKTVVMESTGVYWVAAYEVLESRGLEVVLANAREARAVPGRKSDVNDAQWLQRLHACGLLRASFRPGRDIAELRAYLRCREKHTDYAAAHIQHMQKALTFMNIQLHHVIATITGVTGLRIIRAIVAGERDPDRLAAMRDVRCKESLETIRNALVGNYQPEHVFALKQALALYDFYQQCIDECDVEIERAVAILNIAHPIPEAPLPKAKHRNKMPSDPNFDVRTAMYQLAGTDLTQIHGIGPFLALRLIGECGTDLSRWPTAKHFTSWLTLAPGCKISGGKVLSSHMRKTSSRITVALRLAAVSVGRSNTALGAFYRRLAGRIGNAKAVTATARKIAVLFYNAMRYGMDYRDPGADHYEQQYRDRVIKQLHRRAAQFGYSLQPQGSPT from the coding sequence ATGCCAAAAGACCGAACCCGATCCAAGCCCTCAGGGTTGCCGATCATTCATCCGTTTGCGGCCGGTATTGATATCGGTTCACGGTTCCATGTTGTCGCCGTCAGTCCGGACCTGTGCGACGAGCCGGTGCAGACATTCCAGGCTTTTACCGCCGATTTGCAACGCATGGCCGACTGGCTCGTCGCGACCGGCACAAAGACGGTTGTGATGGAATCGACCGGCGTGTACTGGGTCGCCGCCTACGAGGTGCTGGAGTCCCGGGGCCTTGAAGTCGTTCTTGCCAATGCACGCGAGGCGCGCGCAGTCCCTGGAAGGAAGAGTGATGTCAACGACGCACAATGGCTGCAGCGACTGCACGCGTGTGGGCTACTACGGGCCAGTTTCCGGCCTGGCCGCGATATAGCGGAATTACGCGCGTACCTGCGCTGCCGCGAAAAGCACACCGACTATGCCGCCGCGCATATCCAGCACATGCAGAAGGCGCTGACCTTCATGAATATCCAACTGCACCACGTGATCGCGACTATCACGGGTGTCACGGGACTGCGGATCATCCGTGCGATCGTCGCTGGTGAGCGCGATCCAGACAGGCTGGCGGCGATGCGCGACGTCCGCTGCAAGGAAAGCCTTGAAACCATTCGGAATGCGCTGGTGGGCAACTACCAGCCCGAGCACGTGTTCGCCCTGAAACAGGCGCTTGCGCTCTACGACTTTTACCAGCAGTGCATCGACGAGTGCGATGTTGAGATCGAACGTGCTGTCGCAATCCTCAATATCGCTCACCCGATTCCGGAAGCACCGCTGCCGAAGGCGAAACATCGCAACAAGATGCCCAGCGATCCCAACTTCGATGTACGCACGGCCATGTACCAGCTTGCGGGGACCGACCTTACGCAAATTCACGGCATCGGCCCGTTCCTCGCTCTGCGCCTGATTGGCGAATGTGGAACGGACCTGAGCCGATGGCCAACCGCCAAGCACTTTACTTCATGGCTCACGCTTGCGCCCGGATGCAAGATCAGCGGTGGCAAGGTACTGTCATCGCACATGCGCAAAACCAGCAGCCGCATCACAGTCGCACTCAGGCTTGCGGCGGTGAGCGTTGGAAGAAGCAATACCGCGCTTGGCGCATTCTACCGACGCCTTGCCGGCCGAATTGGTAACGCCAAAGCCGTGACTGCGACGGCGCGCAAGATCGCTGTTCTGTTTTATAACGCGATGCGCTATGGCATGGACTACCGCGACCCGGGTGCGGATCATTACGAACAGCAGTACAGGGACCGTGTTATCAAGCAGCTTCATCGCCGCGCGGCGCAATTTGGATATTCACTGCAACCTCAGGGCTCGCCAACGTAA
- a CDS encoding SGNH/GDSL hydrolase family protein: MKQTTLKKRNFVRVTQIALASAAFALLAACGGGSDNNSSSSTPAGGVKLQVVSFGDSLSDVGTYAPVIQSSFGGGRFTTNPGEVWTQKVAEYYGGTLTAAYVGGFGQPLAATGGFGYAQGGSDVVNAQGEGWAPNNAAATTVPVVTQVANYLGAHTSFNSNQLVLVNGGANDIFQFAGTTANLTALATALQTQYPLLVQAGKLPNTQAGQVQFIAGYLQQLANPQIATAATQLAAQIQTIVNSGATHVVVSTVPDIGNTPQGVQANAASPGAAALLSGITAAYNGILVQSLTALGLVGTGKVIVADAFTWIDQQLPNYQALGFTVSNTGTACNLTSMVANATAYATANPSATNGLTPAQYGSQFGSSLFCSPQTYTVAGADQTYMFADLVHPSSHLHTLFAQYVQQQIAATGLGK; the protein is encoded by the coding sequence ATGAAACAAACAACATTGAAGAAGCGCAATTTCGTCCGCGTCACGCAGATCGCCCTCGCCAGCGCTGCGTTTGCTCTGCTCGCCGCTTGCGGTGGCGGCAGCGATAACAACAGCTCGAGCAGCACACCGGCGGGTGGTGTGAAATTGCAGGTCGTGTCGTTCGGTGACAGCTTGTCGGATGTCGGCACGTACGCGCCGGTGATCCAGTCGAGCTTCGGCGGCGGCCGCTTCACGACGAACCCGGGCGAAGTGTGGACCCAGAAGGTAGCGGAGTACTACGGCGGCACGTTGACTGCCGCGTATGTCGGCGGCTTCGGTCAACCGCTGGCCGCGACGGGCGGGTTTGGCTACGCGCAAGGCGGTTCGGACGTCGTCAACGCCCAGGGTGAAGGTTGGGCCCCGAACAACGCGGCGGCAACGACTGTGCCGGTGGTGACTCAGGTGGCAAACTACCTGGGCGCGCATACGAGCTTCAACTCGAACCAGCTCGTGCTGGTAAACGGCGGCGCGAACGATATCTTCCAGTTCGCAGGGACCACCGCCAATCTGACGGCGCTCGCCACCGCGCTACAGACGCAATACCCGCTGCTCGTGCAGGCCGGCAAACTACCGAACACGCAGGCAGGCCAGGTACAGTTCATCGCCGGCTACCTGCAGCAGCTGGCCAACCCCCAGATCGCGACGGCCGCTACGCAGCTTGCTGCGCAAATCCAGACCATCGTCAACTCGGGTGCGACCCACGTGGTGGTGTCGACGGTGCCGGACATCGGCAATACGCCGCAGGGCGTTCAAGCCAACGCGGCCTCGCCTGGCGCGGCAGCACTGCTGTCGGGGATTACCGCGGCGTATAACGGCATCCTGGTCCAGAGCCTGACGGCCCTCGGCCTGGTGGGTACGGGCAAGGTTATCGTGGCCGATGCGTTCACGTGGATTGATCAGCAGTTGCCGAACTATCAGGCACTGGGCTTCACGGTGTCCAACACCGGCACGGCGTGTAACCTGACGTCGATGGTGGCTAACGCAACCGCGTACGCTACCGCCAATCCGAGTGCAACGAATGGGTTGACCCCGGCGCAGTATGGCTCCCAGTTCGGGTCGTCGCTGTTCTGCTCGCCGCAGACTTATACGGTGGCTGGCGCTGACCAGACCTATATGTTTGCGGATTTGGTGCACCCGAGCTCGCACTTGCACACGCTGTTCGCGCAGTATGTTCAGCAGCAGATTGCTGCGACGGGTTTGGGGAAATAA
- a CDS encoding sterol desaturase family protein translates to MQFDAELLLLAMAPVFLACIGWEVWHLRHTRPGAQLYSWRDTFCNAGLALMQQAADKLAWLAIIPVYAFFYDHYRVTTWPATWVSFVVLFVAQDLLYYVFHRCSHRVRWLWAAHVVHHSSERMNFSTAFRQSLMYPVAGMWVFWIPLAVLGFPPKQIVAIVLINLGFQFFVHTQAIGKLGWLEYVFNTPSIHRVHHARNDRYIDRNYAGVLVIWDRLFGSYVEEDPHDAPVYGIVEPLHTYNPLKATFHEWGSMAADFLSVRGWRNKLRALFAPPAWAADYHAHRAAGAGARVAASGGDTSREDKHAAAFQTQRRP, encoded by the coding sequence ATGCAATTCGATGCCGAATTGCTGCTGCTCGCCATGGCGCCAGTCTTTCTCGCATGCATTGGCTGGGAGGTGTGGCACCTGCGGCACACGCGCCCCGGCGCACAGCTTTATAGCTGGCGCGACACGTTCTGCAACGCCGGGCTCGCGCTGATGCAGCAAGCCGCAGACAAGCTCGCGTGGCTCGCGATCATCCCCGTTTATGCATTCTTCTACGATCACTATCGCGTCACCACGTGGCCGGCGACCTGGGTGTCGTTCGTCGTGCTGTTCGTCGCGCAAGATCTGCTCTATTACGTGTTCCACCGCTGCAGCCATCGTGTGCGCTGGCTGTGGGCCGCGCATGTCGTGCATCACTCGTCGGAGCGGATGAATTTTTCGACCGCATTCCGCCAGAGCCTGATGTATCCAGTTGCCGGCATGTGGGTGTTCTGGATTCCGCTCGCCGTACTCGGCTTTCCGCCGAAGCAGATCGTCGCCATCGTGCTGATCAACCTCGGTTTCCAGTTCTTCGTGCATACCCAGGCGATCGGCAAGCTCGGCTGGCTCGAATACGTGTTCAACACGCCCTCGATTCATCGCGTGCATCACGCGCGCAACGACCGCTATATCGACCGCAACTATGCCGGCGTGCTGGTGATCTGGGATCGCCTGTTCGGCAGCTACGTCGAAGAAGATCCGCACGACGCGCCGGTGTACGGCATCGTCGAGCCGCTGCACACGTATAACCCGCTGAAGGCGACGTTTCATGAATGGGGGTCGATGGCCGCCGATTTCCTGAGCGTACGAGGCTGGCGCAACAAGTTGCGCGCGCTGTTCGCGCCGCCCGCATGGGCCGCGGATTATCACGCGCACCGCGCCGCCGGCGCGGGGGCCCGTGTCGCGGCATCCGGCGGCGATACGAGCAGGGAAGATAAGCATGCGGCCGCGTTTCAAACGCAGCGCAGGCCGTAG
- a CDS encoding response regulator, whose translation MRILLVEDDRMIAEGVRKALRGEGFAVDWVEDGEAALSAATSQPYDLVLLDLGLPKRDGLDVLRTLRAKGHATPVLILTARDAVADRVKGLDAGADDYLVKPFDLDELGARMRALIRRQSGRSDSTIRHGNLTLDPASHQVTLDGALVALSAREFALLEALIARPGAVLSKSQLEEKMYGWGEEIGSNTVEVYIHALRKKLGADLIRNVRGLGYMIAKDA comes from the coding sequence ATGCGCATATTGCTAGTCGAAGACGACCGGATGATCGCCGAAGGCGTGCGCAAAGCGCTACGCGGCGAAGGTTTCGCGGTCGACTGGGTGGAAGACGGCGAAGCAGCACTCAGCGCGGCGACCAGCCAACCTTACGATCTGGTGCTGCTCGATCTCGGCCTGCCCAAGCGCGATGGGCTCGACGTGCTGCGCACCTTGCGCGCCAAAGGCCACGCTACGCCGGTGCTGATCCTCACCGCGCGCGACGCGGTCGCCGATCGCGTCAAAGGCCTCGACGCCGGCGCCGACGATTACCTTGTCAAACCTTTCGATCTCGACGAACTCGGCGCCCGCATGCGCGCGCTAATCCGGCGCCAATCGGGGCGGAGCGATTCGACGATTCGCCACGGTAACCTGACGCTCGATCCGGCCTCACATCAGGTCACGCTCGACGGCGCGCTGGTCGCGTTGTCGGCGCGTGAATTCGCGCTGCTCGAAGCCTTGATCGCACGGCCGGGCGCGGTGCTCTCGAAGAGCCAGCTCGAAGAAAAAATGTATGGCTGGGGCGAGGAGATCGGCAGCAATACCGTCGAGGTCTACATTCACGCGCTGCGCAAGAAGCTCGGCGCGGATCTGATTCGCAACGTGCGCGGTCTCGGCTACATGATCGCCAAGGACGCCTGA
- a CDS encoding 5-(carboxyamino)imidazole ribonucleotide synthase produces the protein MNPDNTPVSPILPGAWLGMVGGGQLGRMFCFAAQAMGYRVAVLDPDENSPAGAVADRHIRAPYDDEASLTELARLCAAVSTEFENVPAASLDFLAKTTFVSPAGRCVAVAQDRIAEKRFIASSGVTVAPHVVIESSDALAALDDAKLEAVLPGILKTARMGYDGKGQIRVRNAEEVREAHASLAGVPCVLEKRLPLKFEVSALIARAASGASVVYPLAQNTHRDGVLSHTIVPAPDASPTLVQQAQQAALQIADKLGYVGVLCVEFFILEDGTLVANEMAPRPHNSGHYTVDACATSQFEQQVRAMTGMPLGDTRQHSPAVMLNVLGDVWFPGGPKGAAVTPPWHEVAAMPAARLHLYGKEEARCGRKMGHVNFTAATLEEARTTARDCARLLHIITS, from the coding sequence ATGAACCCAGACAACACACCGGTTTCACCGATTCTGCCCGGCGCATGGCTTGGCATGGTCGGTGGCGGCCAGCTCGGCCGCATGTTCTGCTTTGCCGCTCAGGCGATGGGCTATCGCGTCGCCGTGCTCGACCCGGACGAAAACAGTCCCGCGGGCGCGGTTGCCGACCGCCATATCCGCGCGCCTTACGACGACGAAGCGTCGCTCACTGAGCTCGCGCGGCTGTGCGCGGCGGTGTCGACCGAGTTCGAGAACGTGCCGGCTGCGAGCCTCGATTTTCTTGCGAAGACCACCTTCGTGAGCCCGGCCGGCCGTTGCGTCGCCGTGGCGCAGGACCGGATCGCCGAGAAGCGCTTCATCGCCTCGTCGGGCGTGACGGTGGCGCCGCATGTCGTGATCGAATCGTCGGACGCGCTGGCCGCGCTCGACGATGCGAAACTCGAAGCCGTGCTGCCGGGCATTCTCAAGACCGCACGCATGGGCTATGACGGCAAAGGCCAGATCCGCGTGCGCAACGCCGAGGAAGTGCGCGAGGCGCACGCGTCGCTGGCGGGCGTTCCGTGCGTGCTGGAAAAGCGCTTGCCGTTGAAGTTCGAAGTGTCCGCGTTGATCGCGCGCGCGGCGAGCGGCGCGTCGGTGGTGTATCCGCTGGCGCAGAACACGCATCGCGACGGCGTGCTGTCGCACACCATCGTTCCCGCGCCGGATGCGAGCCCGACGCTGGTCCAGCAGGCGCAGCAGGCCGCGCTGCAAATCGCGGACAAGCTCGGCTATGTCGGCGTGCTGTGCGTCGAGTTCTTCATTCTCGAAGACGGAACGCTGGTCGCCAACGAAATGGCGCCGCGTCCGCACAACTCCGGCCATTACACCGTCGACGCGTGCGCGACCAGTCAGTTCGAACAGCAGGTCCGCGCGATGACCGGCATGCCGCTTGGCGACACGCGCCAGCACTCGCCGGCGGTGATGCTGAACGTTCTCGGCGACGTCTGGTTCCCGGGCGGCCCGAAGGGCGCCGCGGTCACGCCGCCGTGGCACGAGGTCGCCGCCATGCCGGCGGCGCGTTTGCATCTGTACGGCAAGGAAGAAGCGCGTTGCGGCCGCAAAATGGGCCACGTGAACTTCACGGCTGCGACGCTCGAAGAAGCCCGCACGACGGCGCGCGATTGCGCGCGGCTCCTGCACATCATCACGAGCTGA
- a CDS encoding ATP-binding protein — MRSIRRQLLVWLLALVLLGVGIAGWLIYRQALAEANELFDYQLEQIAAALPSEPFSQVLGSRDTGDEGIVLQIWNRNGVLMYYSRPRAPLAPRAELGFSTERTERGDWRVYGAIVGDNVVQLAQPVSVRNRLAANVALRTLWPLIVLLPLLGLAVWVTVGRGLRPLRRVTSALDARHPEALDPLPDQRLPLEVQPLVRALNGLLERLATALDIQKAFVADAAHELRTPLAAVQIQSQLVARAKDDAARSEALTDLQAGVTRATRLAEQLLALARSEPDGLAAANPIDLRELLQDCVVAYAPLAQNRGVDLGIEASESATVTGDADALRVMFNNLVDNATKYTPRGGRVDVSLHVEEGHPVVRIADSGPGIEPAERERVFDRFYRAGASANRVRTDVAGSGLGLAIVRRIATQHHAAVKLDESPAGGLQVEVRF; from the coding sequence ATGCGTTCGATTCGCCGTCAATTGTTGGTCTGGCTGCTGGCGCTGGTGTTGCTCGGCGTCGGCATTGCGGGTTGGCTGATCTACCGGCAGGCGCTGGCCGAAGCCAACGAACTGTTCGATTACCAGCTGGAGCAGATCGCCGCGGCATTGCCGTCGGAGCCGTTCTCGCAGGTGCTCGGTTCGCGCGACACCGGCGACGAAGGCATCGTGCTGCAAATCTGGAATCGCAACGGCGTGCTGATGTACTACTCGCGGCCGCGTGCGCCGCTCGCGCCGCGCGCCGAACTCGGTTTTTCGACCGAGCGTACGGAGCGCGGCGACTGGCGTGTGTACGGCGCGATCGTCGGCGATAACGTCGTGCAACTGGCGCAACCGGTTTCTGTGCGCAACCGGCTCGCGGCGAATGTCGCGTTGCGAACCCTGTGGCCGTTGATCGTGCTGCTGCCGCTGCTGGGGCTGGCGGTGTGGGTGACCGTCGGGCGTGGGCTGAGGCCGTTGCGGCGCGTGACCAGCGCGCTCGACGCGCGCCACCCCGAGGCGCTCGATCCCTTGCCCGATCAGCGCCTGCCGCTCGAAGTGCAGCCGCTCGTGCGTGCGTTGAACGGCCTGCTCGAACGGCTCGCCACTGCGCTCGATATTCAGAAAGCATTCGTCGCCGATGCCGCGCACGAATTGCGCACGCCGCTTGCCGCCGTGCAGATTCAATCGCAACTGGTGGCCCGCGCGAAAGACGACGCCGCGCGCAGCGAAGCGCTGACCGACCTGCAGGCGGGCGTCACGCGCGCCACGCGTCTTGCCGAGCAATTGCTGGCGCTCGCACGATCGGAGCCGGACGGTCTCGCCGCCGCCAACCCGATCGATTTGCGCGAGCTGTTGCAGGACTGCGTGGTGGCGTACGCGCCGCTGGCGCAGAATCGCGGCGTCGATCTCGGCATCGAGGCGAGCGAATCTGCCACGGTGACCGGCGACGCCGACGCGCTGCGTGTGATGTTCAACAATCTCGTTGATAACGCAACCAAATACACGCCGCGCGGCGGCCGCGTCGACGTCAGTCTGCATGTCGAAGAAGGGCATCCGGTGGTGCGGATTGCCGACAGCGGGCCGGGCATCGAACCGGCGGAGCGCGAGCGCGTGTTCGATCGCTTCTACCGGGCCGGCGCCAGCGCGAACCGCGTGCGCACCGACGTGGCGGGCAGCGGTCTCGGCCTCGCGATCGTGCGCCGCATCGCTACGCAGCACCATGCGGCGGTGAAGCTCGACGAATCTCCGGCGGGTGGTTTGCAGGTCGAAGTGCGCTTCTGA
- a CDS encoding IS4 family transposase — MLDPALADRVRRSPTAFTRNRRLTLPRMAALMMSGMCASVQTELDALFGALGSGGRTRAVSAQAFSKARQGLSAELFELARTRLISLAQPHIDSMRWNGLRLVAADGSRLRVGTRRGHELRADHYAFALFLPGSELTLHAALHPADGGERQMLFEALDVLQPRTDLLLLDRGYIGNAMVAALAQREIPFCMRVDARNWKCVTVFARSGKAERVVTLEAPSELDARDYELARTPTTVRLIRDVTPGGRVRVLMTSLLDGERYPAASFGALYHQRWRVEEAFKRLKHRLRLEAVTGLDYLALQQDFGAKILADNLCTLLSDLDAPHDDRHASRPNRVYALGALKPILGACLLRIRRCLDGLAGVLEM, encoded by the coding sequence CTGCTCGATCCGGCGCTCGCCGATCGCGTGCGTCGTTCTCCCACCGCCTTTACCCGCAATCGCAGACTGACCTTGCCGCGCATGGCCGCGCTGATGATGTCTGGCATGTGCGCCAGCGTGCAGACCGAACTTGACGCGCTATTCGGCGCACTGGGGAGCGGCGGACGCACCCGCGCTGTCAGCGCACAGGCCTTCAGCAAGGCGCGACAGGGACTGTCTGCCGAACTGTTCGAACTGGCCCGCACCCGCCTGATTTCACTGGCCCAACCCCATATCGATTCGATGCGCTGGAACGGGCTGAGACTGGTCGCAGCGGACGGTAGTCGCCTGCGTGTGGGCACGCGTCGCGGCCATGAACTGCGCGCCGATCACTACGCGTTTGCGCTGTTCCTGCCGGGCTCCGAACTGACCCTGCACGCCGCACTTCATCCCGCCGACGGCGGCGAGCGGCAGATGCTGTTCGAAGCCCTTGATGTACTGCAGCCGCGCACCGACCTGCTGCTGCTCGATCGCGGCTATATCGGCAACGCGATGGTGGCGGCGCTCGCGCAGCGCGAGATCCCGTTCTGCATGCGCGTGGATGCGCGTAACTGGAAGTGCGTCACCGTCTTTGCCCGCAGCGGTAAAGCCGAGCGCGTCGTGACACTGGAGGCGCCCAGCGAACTGGATGCCCGCGACTATGAACTGGCGCGTACGCCGACGACCGTGCGGCTGATCCGCGACGTCACGCCAGGCGGGCGCGTGCGTGTGCTGATGACCTCGCTGCTCGATGGCGAGCGTTATCCGGCCGCATCGTTCGGCGCGCTCTATCACCAGCGCTGGCGGGTCGAGGAGGCGTTCAAACGACTCAAGCACCGTCTCAGGCTGGAAGCCGTTACAGGCCTCGATTACCTGGCATTGCAGCAGGACTTCGGTGCAAAAATCCTCGCCGACAACCTGTGTACATTGCTCAGCGATCTCGATGCGCCGCACGACGACAGACATGCCAGCCGTCCTAACCGGGTGTACGCACTGGGCGCACTAAAGCCCATCCTCGGCGCGTGCCTTCTGCGCATCCGGCGCTGTCTGGACGGCCTTGCCGGTGTGCTGGAAATGTGA